The genomic window AGACACCCTGatacacagaaagacagagaatgaAGTTTAAATCAATCATGGTGCTGTGAGCttaaaatttttgttgttaagtgaggcagttaagtgaattttgtcctgttttgcaacttttcttgccatagttgttaaggaaatcactgcagttattaagtgaatctggcttccccattgactttgcttgcagggtcgcaaaagatgatcacatgactctggggtatattcataaatatgagccaattgccaagtacaaaattttgatcacatgaccatggggatgctgcagattttaagtgtgaaaaacggtcgtaagtcacttttcagtgctgttgtaacttcaaagtcactaaacggttgtaagttgaggactacctgaagtgTGTACAGATAGTCcgccacttacaaccattcacttagtgacctttcaaagttataacagcattgaaaaaagtgacttatggctattTTCATATGTACAAGCTTTGCAACATAAATTCAGGGACTTgaaaactggcatgtatttataacagttgtgCTGTTCTGgggccagattcgcttaatgactgcatgattcatttaacaactgcaatgatttgcttaactgagacaaaaaggtcataaaatggagtagAACTCccttaactatcttgcttagcaacagaaatgttggcttcAGTTGTGGTAGTAGGTAGtagattgttatctgcagttcagcggttctaatctcaccggctcaaggttgactcagccttccatccttccgaggtgggtaaaatgaggacccagattgttgggggcaatatgctgactctgtaaaccgcttagagagggctgaaagccccatgaagcggtatataagtctaactgctattgctattgctattaaggaatACCTATATTTTGAACTTTGTAGTAGCTTTGGAAGTCATGGCTGTTATGCCTTCTCTTTGAATCTTGCTGCAGAAGaaaatactatatactatatacaaaGTTTCATGTAATCTTAAAAAGGGGTTTCTAAAATCTTTTCTTAAGCGTGTAAATCAGAGCAGTGGAATTATTTTGTAACATCACCATTCCAAATCTCACCCTtcgatctctctctcttttctctcctgtccTCTGCCCCCcactatcttatctatctatctatctatctatctatctatctatctatctatctatatctatctatcatctacctacctacctacctacctacgtacctacatacatatatataatttagAAATAGGACAATGTGTTTTGCAAATAAGGCAAAATAACCTTTATTTTTTCCTGTGGAAAAACATCCTTAGGCTAATTTTTGAAGCTTTCTCCTCACAGTTGGTCTTTTTCTACCAGTTGAAATAATTTTCAGGTGCTAATTACTTACactatttataattttttctcaGCCTGTTAATCTCATGCCTAAACCCAATTGGCTATTGCATTGTAATTTCACAATACTGTGCATTAATCTAACTGGCATTTGGCTCAAAATATTTTGTGTAAATATGTCCTTTTGTAGGTAAATTTCCATTACCTGATGGTTTTTATGCATCTCAATATGAATGGAATTTTTACCTGTGGAAGTAAAGGTCTTCTTAACAGTCTGAAGTAACAAATTCAATGAGGTGTGTGGGGCCCTCCTTTAGGTGGTTGGATCCTATATGAAGCTAACTATGTCCAGGAGTGAATCATACATTTTCCACTAACTATTCATCACAGCACCTATGTATCTTCTGCTtgtatatgcatttttaaaagcattcaaTAACTATGTAATCTACACTTAAATGCCCTTGAAGAAATACTAACCATGGCACTTTATCATTCATCTGGATGGTACACTACTTTTTGCGCTTTGCATTCCCTCAGTACATGTTCACATCACAACAAATACAAAGTCAAGTACATTTcaatggatttttatttttagaaatgctGTAAAAATTTTATATAAAAGTTTGAGCATGCTCAGTCTACCTTTTCCTCATACTATTTATAATAAAAAGTGTTTGAAAAGTCTGAAAAAATCATTGTTTCTTACAAAGTACCATAGCTGCATCAACTgggagaagggaaagggaggatgatcattataaaaataatttaggaGGAAAGACGTTTAGCTCTCTTTCgctttaaaaaacaactttttgGCAAGTTTTGTGGTTAAAAAGACCAAAGCTTAgcccattcaaaaaaaaaaaaaaaaaaagccaaaacacacacacgcacgcacatagGTTGTTATCCCCCCACTCCGGCGTAGTTCAGTCCGGCCTTCCAGGCTAGGTTTCTTGCTTGAGGGAAGAGGCGAGGCAAGGAgcgcctttcccctccctccgtgTACCTTTGGCACAGTCCCTGGGGCAGCCCGAGTCTTCTAGCCtggccctccctccccctccccccgcagcAGTTTGTGCGACTCGCGCTGAGGTATTCATGAAGAAGTTCAAAGTCTCTCGCCTGTGGGCGGCCGGGGCGTCGTCGTCTGCAGCCCGTTACCGACAGTCCGTGACCGAGGAGGGTTGCAGGAAAGAGGCGTTGGGCAACTGCTTGAAGAAGTGTCGGAGGCTCGTTAAGTCCCGGCTGAGTTGATCAATCTTCTTGTGCAGCCTGTCGTTCTCGGCAGAAAGCTCGACCAGTTTCTGCTGCATCTCTTGGTTGCGGCGCTTGGCTTTGTCGCGGCTCTTGCGCACCGCAATGTTGTTGCGCTCCCGCCGCTGCCGGTACTCCGGACTGAACCTGTCCACACCCTTTTTGCCCGACCGCTCTTTGCACCCCGGTGACGACGAAGCTGAAGAGCGGCTGCTGTAGCTGGACGGCGAGGCGCTGCCCGGGGGCTCGGGGGAGGTGGGCGGCGTGGGCTGCCCGCTCAAATTGACAATGGTTTGCGCGCAAGTAGCAATCTGGGAGGGCAGCAGCGAGCCCGGTGCCTCCTCACCCCACTCTGGCTCTTGCTTGACGGCACCCCGGAGTGGGCCGGGAAGGACGCTGGCGTGCAGCAGGCTGGCCAAGGCGCTTCCTCCGGACGCtgaaagcggcggcggcggcggcgcctgTGGCGGCGGCAGGTAATCCCCGTAGCCCCCGCTGCGCTCGCCGCCCTTGTGGTT from Thamnophis elegans isolate rThaEle1 chromosome 8, rThaEle1.pri, whole genome shotgun sequence includes these protein-coding regions:
- the CEBPD gene encoding CCAAT/enhancer-binding protein delta, which produces MSAATLDPLDSLSCYRTWSLEPANFYDAKAGEGSGGVSPSCKASAVSVAQASEESGGMCLAPSSGSRDLAELSAAAPAMYEDESAIDFSSYIDSMAAVPNLELCNDELFADLFNSNHKGGERSGGYGDYLPPPQAPPPPPLSASGGSALASLLHASVLPGPLRGAVKQEPEWGEEAPGSLLPSQIATCAQTIVNLSGQPTPPTSPEPPGSASPSSYSSRSSASSSPGCKERSGKKGVDRFSPEYRQRRERNNIAVRKSRDKAKRRNQEMQQKLVELSAENDRLHKKIDQLSRDLTSLRHFFKQLPNASFLQPSSVTDCR